In Pyxicephalus adspersus chromosome 10, UCB_Pads_2.0, whole genome shotgun sequence, the DNA window NNNNNNNNNNNNNNNNNNNNNNNNNNNNNNNNNNNNNNNNNNNNNNNNNNNNNNNNNNNNNNNNNNNNNNNNNNNNNNNNNNNNNNNNNNNNNNNNNNNNNNNNNNNNNNNNNNNNNNNNNNNNNNNNNNNNNNNNNNNNNNNNNNNNNNNNNNNNNNNNNNNNNNNNNNNNNNNNNNNNNNNNNNNNNNNNNNNNNNNNNNNNNNNNNNNNNNNNNNNNNNNNNNNNNNNNNNNNNNNNNNNNNNNNNNNNNNNNNNNNNNNNNNNNNNNNNNNNNNNNNNNNNNNNNNNNNNNNNNNNNNNNNNNNNNNNNNNNNNNNNNNNNNNNNNNNNNNNNNNNNNNNNNNNNNNNNNNNNNNNNNNNNNNNNNNNNNNNNNNNNNNNNNNNNNNNNNNNNNNNNNNNNNNNNNNNNNNNNNNNNNNNNNNNNNNNNNNNNNNNNNNNNNNNNNNNNNNNNNNNNNNNNNNNNNNNNNNNNNNNNNNNNNNNNNNNNNNNNNNNNNNNNNNNNNNNNNNNNNNNNNNNNNNNNNNNNNNNNNNNNNNNNNNNNNNNNNNNNNNNNNNNNNNNNNNNNNNNNNNNNNNNNNNNNNNNNNNNNNNNNNNNNNNNNNNNNNNNNNNNNNNNNNNNNNNNNNNNNNNNNNNNNNNNNNNNNNNNNNNNNNNNNNNNNNNNNNNNNNNNNNNNNNNNNNNNNNNNNNNNNNNNNNNNNNNNNNNNNNNNNNNNNNNNNNNNNNNNNNNNNNNNNNNNNNNNNNNNNNNNNNNNNNNNNNNNNNNNNNNNNNNNNNNNNNNNNNNNNNNNNNNNNNNNNNNNNNNNNNNNNNNNNNNNNNNNNNNNNNNNNNNNNNNNNNNNNNNNNNNNNNNNNNNNNNNNNNNNNNNNNNNNNNNNNNNNNNNNNNNNNNNNNNNNNNNNNNNNNNNNNNNNNNNNNNNNNNNNNNNNNNNNNNNNNNNNNNNNNNNNNNNNNNNNNNNNNNNNNNNNNNNNNNNNNNNNNNNNNNNNTGTCTGTGCACCAGCTTGTAGAGAACACAGATGAGACCTACTGCATAGATAATGAAGCCCTTTATGATATTTGCTTTAGAACCCTTAAACTCACCACCCCCACCTATGGTGACCTGAACCATTTGGTATCTGCCACCATGAGTGGAGTCACTACCTGCCTGCGTTTCCCTGGCCAGCTAAATGCTGATCTGCGTAAACTGGCTGTCAATATGGTACCCTTCCCCCGACTGCATTTCTTTATGCCAGGCTTTGCCCCGCTAACTAGTCGCGGCAGCCAACAGTACCGTGCTTTAACTGTGCCCGAGCTGACGCAGCAGATGTTTGATTCAAAAAACATGATGGCTGCCTGTGACCCCCGTCACGGCCGCTATCTGACTGTAGCTGCCGTGTTTAGAGGACGCATGTCCATGAAAGAGGTGGATGAGCAGATGCTCAATGTCCAGAACAAGAACAGCAGCTACTTTGTTGAATGGATCCCCAACAATGTGAAGACTGCTGTCTGTGACATTCCACCACGAGGCCTGAAGATGTCTGCCACCTTCATTGGTAACAGCACAGCCATTCAGGAGCTGTTCAAGCGCATCTCTGAACAGTTCACTGCTATGTTCCGCAGAAAGGCCTTCTTGCACTGGTACACTGGGGAAGGCATGGATGAGATGGAGTTCACCGAGGCTGAGAGCAACATGAATGACCTGGTGTCGGAGTACCAGCAGTACCAAGATGCCACAGCGGAAGAGGAAGGTGAATTTGAGGAGGAGGCAGATGAGGAAGCATAACCCAACTTGTTCTGttgtaaaatatttcttaaagccattctgtttgcttttttcttcttgttctctTTTGGCTGTACAGAAGATTTACACCATTAAATTAGCAATTTGTAATTTGGTGGCTTCTGCCTGCTTTGTGACGATTACTTGCATTACAGTAATTCTTGAATGGAAACCTATTACACCTTCAATGCACAATATGGTTGTGGTATTGGATGCTTGGGTAAACCAATATGGGTGCAATTTTGTTGACTATGTTTAGGAGCCGAAGGGGGATTGCCTTATTGTAGGTTATTATGTGGTAATACAACACACGAGGGTGCACAGTTGTGAGCACAT includes these proteins:
- the LOC140339127 gene encoding tubulin beta chain; its protein translation is MSGVTTCLRFPGQLNADLRKLAVNMVPFPRLHFFMPGFAPLTSRGSQQYRALTVPELTQQMFDSKNMMAACDPRHGRYLTVAAVFRGRMSMKEVDEQMLNVQNKNSSYFVEWIPNNVKTAVCDIPPRGLKMSATFIGNSTAIQELFKRISEQFTAMFRRKAFLHWYTGEGMDEMEFTEAESNMNDLVSEYQQYQDATAEEEGEFEEEADEEA